The following nucleotide sequence is from uncultured Draconibacterium sp..
ACCGTTGGGACAATGCCATACGGGATTTAAAACCTTTATACATCCGCGATGGGGTGTTGGATTATGATTATAATCGCGAGAATGTATTTGAGGCCGGTAATGAGTTCAGGTATTTCGATAACCGAACAAACCGTATGAATGGAGAAAATGTTATTGCCACAGATTTTTTTCGCCCATATTTTCACAAAACATTAAAACCTGATGAAGTGCGGGCCAATAAACGCTTTTTCTCGTACCAGGAAATGAATGGGATGTTTGTGATAGAAAGCCAGGACCAGGAAGTTCGTGACTTTGATACCGAATGCGATTATACGTTTGTACATTTTACTTTGCCACTTGAAGCGCCATTGCTGGGTGGATCGGTAAATGTTTTTGGTGGCCTTAGCTATTGGAATGCCAACAAAAGCAACGAAATGACCTATAATTTTGATCGGGGAGAATACGAACTTACATTGTTGCTAAAACAAGGTTATTATAACTACATTTATGTGTATGTGCCAAAAGGATCAAAAGTAGCCGATCATACGAACATTGAAGGCAGCTTTTGGGAAACCAATAACGATTATCAGATTTTTGTTTACTACCGTGATTTAGCCGGCCGTTACGACAGACTGGTTGGATTCAGACAATTAAATTCGGTTATAAACAGGTATTAGTGAAACAAAGGCAAATGCCAAACTAGCTAACGATTTTCATGTAGCCACGACCTTCGTTAAACGGAAGGGTAAACCAGAAGTTACTTCCTTTATCAACTTTCGATTCAAATTCGAGTTCACCACCCAGCAGCGTTACATAATGCTGGGCAATTGGTAATCCGATTCCAGATCCTGAAGTTGTCTGGTTTATTTTATTCTGAACCCTGTAAAAACGACTAAAGATGTGTTCATAATCTTCTTTAGGTATACCAATTCCTGTATCGGCAACATAGAACTTGATAAAGTCGTTTCGAACCATTTCGAAACCAAAAGTTACTTGCCCGCTTAAGGTGTATTTTACAGCATTGTCAACCAGTATTGTCATTACCTCTTTTAAAAGTTGCGGATCTGTGGAAAAACCAAATTCAGGAGTGGCAACATCGGTATTAAGTCTGATGCGAATATCTTTACTGTCGGGTAATTCTGCAAAATAGTTATTGTAAATTTCGCGTAGCAAAGGATTAATTTTGCTGAAAGTATTGTTTACAGGAATATTTTCAGTCTCAATTTTTGCCAGGTGAACGGTATTGTCGATCATATTCAGCAATTGCTGGCCATTTTGGGTAATACCATCAGTAAGTTGTAAACGTTCCATTGGGTCCAGCGAGTCGTCGGCCAACATTCTGGTAAAATTGGAAATAATGTTCATCGGTGTTCTTATTTCGTGCGACAGGTTGGCAAGGAACGCCGATTTCAACCGATCTGATTCTTCTGCTTTTACCAGTGCTTTTTCCAGCCCGAATTCTGCTGATTTTCGTTTAGTAATGTCGCGCGCTACCGAAATTACTGCATTGGCATTTAACTTTGCCAAACGCATTTCGAACATAAATGTGCCGTTTGGCGTATTCAGCGAGTATTCAATACTTTCAATCGAGTCGTTTTTAATACAGTGTTGAATGCATGAATAAATTTTATTGGCCATTTTATCCGGGAATCCGGCATTAAAAATGGAGCTGCCAATAATATTCGAATCTTCAATTTTAAACAGGTCACCTTCT
It contains:
- a CDS encoding DUF5103 domain-containing protein, whose amino-acid sequence is MRNLFYIVILFVVFCNNAFAQDENFYYENAIYKENIKTVQAYRSGFELSNPIMGLDEDMTLVFKFDDLSEGVKDYYYTVIHCDADWNESFITQDEYLEGFAENPVDDYAMSFNTTFSYVNYRIELPNDQLQFKLSGNYVLVVYENQDKENIILSKRFHIYENAVNIEGTVRRATVDAFKGTNHEVDFKIYHPNLQILNPREEVKVVIMQNNRWDNAIRDLKPLYIRDGVLDYDYNRENVFEAGNEFRYFDNRTNRMNGENVIATDFFRPYFHKTLKPDEVRANKRFFSYQEMNGMFVIESQDQEVRDFDTECDYTFVHFTLPLEAPLLGGSVNVFGGLSYWNANKSNEMTYNFDRGEYELTLLLKQGYYNYIYVYVPKGSKVADHTNIEGSFWETNNDYQIFVYYRDLAGRYDRLVGFRQLNSVINRY